The following are from one region of the Corylus avellana chromosome ca1, CavTom2PMs-1.0 genome:
- the LOC132169396 gene encoding calcium-dependent protein kinase 4-like: MGNTCRGSFKGKYFQGYSQAHPEDHSITTSKRNTPSDHSISDHSTTSLNSQQPISQEFTRENPKSNNLPAISPTKKEATMRRGIDNQAYYVLGHKTANIRDLYMLGRKLGQGQFGTTYLCTETATGIDYACKSISKRKLISKEDLEDVRREIQIMHHLAGHKNIVTIKGAYEDPLYVHIVMELCSGGELFDRIIQRGHYSERKAAELTKIIVGVVEACHSLGVMHRDLKPENFLLVNKDDDFSLKAIDFGLSVFFKPGQVFTDVVGSPYYVAPEVLLKHYGPEADVWTAGVILYILLSGVPPFWAETQQGIFDAVLKGHIDFESDPWPIISDSAKDLIRKMLCSQPSERLTAHEVLCHPWICENGVAPDRALDPAVLSRLKQFSAMNKLKKMALRVIAESLSEEEIAGLREMFTAMDTDNSGAITFDELKAGLRRYGSTMKDTEIRDLMEAHKTQILYLSCLRYGWSISEVKGLMERKRLGFEKANLQDYIDPAGEAIVETIHDRSEVGQDDLLRLLFREG, from the exons ATGGGCAATACATGCCGTGGATCTTTCAAAGGGAAATATTTTCAGGGCTACAGCCAGGCCCATCCCGAAGACCATTCAATTACCACTTCCAAGCGCAACACCCCTTCTGACCACTCCATCTCTGACCACTCCACTACCAGCTTGAATTCCCAGCAGCCAATTTCCCAAGAGTTCACCAGAGAAAACCCTAAAAGTAACAACTTACCTGCCATTAGTCCCACCAAGAAAGAAGCAACGATGAGGCGAGGCATTGATAACCAAGCCTATTATGTATTGGGTCATAAAACCGCGAACATTCGTGATCTTTACATGTTGGGTCGTAAATTAGGGCAGGGTCAATTTGGGACTACTTATTTATGCACCGAGACTGCGACGGGGATTGACTATGCCTGTAAATCAATCTCAAAGAGGAAGTTGATTTCCAAGGAGGATCTGGAGGATGTTAGGAGGGAGATTCAGATAATGCACCATTTGGCGGGTCACAAGAATATTGTGACCATCAAGGGTGCTTATGAGGATCCATTGTATGTGCATATTGTGATGGAGCTTTGTAGTGGTGGTGAGTTGTTTGACCGGATCATCCAGAGGGGGCATTACAGTGAAAGAAAGGCTGCTGAATTGACAAAGATCATTGTAGGGGTTGTTGAGGCTTGCCACTCACTTGGAGTTATGCATAGAGATCTAAAGCCTGAGAACTTCTTGTTGGTTAACAAGGATGATGATTTCTCTCTGAAagccattgattttgggctctcTGTTTTCTTCAAACCAG GCCAAGTTTTCACTGATGTGGTTGGAAGCCCATATTATGTTGCTCCAGAGGTACTCCTCAAGCATTATGGACCAGAAGCAGATGTATGGACAGCAGGGGTCATACTGTATATATTGCTAAGTGGTGTGCCACCATTTTGGGCAG AAACACAGCAGGGAATATTTGATGCCGTGTTGAAGGGACATATTGACTTTGAATCAGATCCATGGCCCATCATATCTGACAGTGCAAAAGACCTAATCCGGAAAATGCTATGTTCTCAACCTTCAGAACGCTTGACCGCTCATGAAGTTTTAT GCCATCCTTGGATATGTGAAAATGGAGTTGCTCCTGATAGAGCACTAGATCCAGCTGTACTTTCTCGTCTCAAACAGTTCTCTGCAATGAATAAGTTAAAGAAGATGGCTTTACGG GTAATAGCTGAAAGCCTTTCTGAGGAGGAGATTGCTGGTTTGAGAGAAATGTTTACGGCTATGGATACTGATAATAGTGGTGCAATTACATTTGATGAACTGAAAGCTGGTTTGCGAAGATATGGCTCTACAATGAAAGATACAGAAATACGTGATCTTATGGAAGCG CACAAGACTCAGATACTTTATTTGTCATGTCTTAGATATGGCTGGTCCATTTCTGAAGTTAAAG GGCTaatggagagaaagagattggGCTTTGAAAAAGCCAATCTTCAAGACTACATAGATCCAGCTGGTGAAGCGATTGTGGAGACGATCCATGACAGGAGTGAAGTGGGACAAGACGATCTATTGCGGTTGTTGTTTCGTGAGGGTTAG
- the LOC132164275 gene encoding mitochondrial phosphate carrier protein 1, mitochondrial, giving the protein MGFWSLNVEVEKENQRKMSGGAERRLCEEFSPGYYALCTVGGMLSAGTTHLAITPLDVLKVNMQVNPIKYNAISSGFSTLWREQGPSSLWRGWSGKFFGYGIQGGCKFGLYEYFKKFYSDVLVDRNKSFIFFLSSASAQVFADVALCPFEAVKVRVQTQPSFAKGLVDGFPKLYKTEGFAGFYKGLFPLWGRNLPFSMIMFSTFEHSVDLLYLKVIQSRKEDCSRAQQLGVTCLAGYTAGAVGTVISNPADNVVSCLYNKQAENVMQAVKKIGIVNLFTRSLPIRITLVGPAVTLQWFIYDSIKVLSGLPASGGLSRRLEDANASSA; this is encoded by the exons ATGGGTTTTTGGAGTTTGAATGTGGAGGTGGAGAAAGAGAATCAGAGAAAGATGAGTGGAGGGGCTGAAAGGAGGCTGTGTGAGGAATTTTCACCTGGGTATTACGCTCTTTGTACTGTTGGAGGAATGCTCAGTGCTGGGACTACCCATCTTGCTATCACGCCCCTCGATGTCTTGAAAGTGAATATGCAG GTGAATCCAATAAAGTATAATGCTATTTCTTCAGGGTTCTCAACCCTTTGGAGAGAACAAGGCCCTTCTTCGCTTTGGAGAGGTTGGTCTGGAAAGTTTTTTGGATATGGCATTCAAGGCGGCTGCAAATTTGGTCTCTATGAATACTTTAAGAAGTTTTACTCTGACGTGTTGGTAGATCGTAACAAGAGTTTCATATTCTTTCTCAGCAGTGCATCTGCTCAAGTATTTGCTGACGTGGCTCTTTGTCCTTTCGAAGCTGTCAAAGTTCGTGTTCAAACACAGCCCAGTTTTGCAAAGGGCTTGGTTGATGGGTttccaaaactatataaaaCTGAAGGGTTCGCTGG CTTTTACAAGGGACTCTTTCCACTATGGGGTCGAAATCTTCCAT TCTCTATGATAATGTTTTCAACATTTGAGCATTCGGTGGACCTCTTATATCTGAAGGTTATCCAAAGTAGAAAGGAAGATTGCTCAAGAGCCCAACAACTTGGTGTTACATGTTTAGCGGGCTATACAGCTGGAGCTGTTGGTACTGTTATCTCGAACCCTGCTGACAACGTTGTTTCCTGTCTTTACAACAAACAGGCTGAAAATGTGATGCAG GCAGTGAAGAAAATTGGAATTGTTAATCTGTTTACTAGAAGTCTTCCTATTCGAATTACACTTGTTGGCCCTGCTGTTACTTTACAATGGTTTATCTATGACAGCATTAAAGTGCTAAGTGGACT GCCTGCAAGTGGAGGGCTTAGCAGGCGTCTGGAAGACGCTAATGCAtcatcagcttaa